One genomic segment of Desulforamulus reducens MI-1 includes these proteins:
- a CDS encoding DUF1653 domain-containing protein, whose translation MIKIGKYQHFKGNYYEVLYLAKHSETEELLVVYRCEKDGSIWVRPFEMFFQKVMHNGELKDRFKYIS comes from the coding sequence ATGATTAAAATTGGAAAATATCAACATTTTAAGGGAAATTATTATGAGGTACTTTATCTAGCAAAACATTCTGAAACAGAGGAGCTTCTAGTTGTCTATCGCTGTGAGAAGGATGGTAGCATATGGGTAAGGCCTTTCGAAATGTTCTTCCAGAAGGTAATGCATAATGGTGAATTAAAGGATCGATTTAAATATATTAGCTAA
- a CDS encoding N-acetylmuramoyl-L-alanine amidase — protein MTSCLDPGHGYNTAGKRSPDGSLLEYEFNQAVADIAERMLRQRGKDVVLTKKKGDPDVPLGTRCKIANNEKAKCFISIHANAHLNTWSNAGGFEVYHFPGSNTGRKLAEIAHKHLRQKLKIRDRGIKQANFAVLRETNMPAILIEFAFFTNQEECALLKTDAFREACAEVVVLTEIEYTGDPGKAAAPVSNGNKMPIIGKQYLTAGQLDAYVRSKNPNAPDLVDYYLKLGDEMGIRGDIAFCQSCKETKFFKFGGDVLPEQNNFAGIGTTGGGVRGAYFDTPRQGILAQLQHLWAYATKDPLPAGMEVIDPRFDLVSRGSAPCWEDLSGKWATDPGYGRSIIHDFYAEAKSFPDTSRVPKEDGAEIEEPGPSPQPLPEVKKAEKKQKVLHTAAIIEGQALPAVVIEGKGYVGVSDIENYLDLNALWDKKNSVIMFLRR, from the coding sequence ATGACTTCGTGTTTAGACCCGGGGCATGGCTACAACACAGCCGGTAAGCGTAGCCCCGATGGATCACTGCTGGAGTATGAATTCAATCAGGCGGTTGCCGATATTGCCGAGAGAATGCTTCGGCAGCGCGGTAAAGATGTAGTTCTAACAAAGAAAAAAGGCGATCCTGATGTTCCCCTGGGTACCAGGTGCAAGATTGCCAATAACGAAAAGGCCAAATGCTTTATTAGCATCCACGCTAACGCCCATTTAAACACCTGGAGCAATGCCGGGGGTTTCGAGGTATATCACTTCCCCGGAAGCAATACCGGAAGAAAACTAGCCGAGATTGCTCACAAGCATCTGCGGCAAAAACTAAAAATCAGAGATCGGGGCATAAAGCAGGCCAACTTTGCAGTGCTCAGGGAAACAAACATGCCTGCCATTCTGATTGAGTTTGCTTTTTTCACTAATCAAGAGGAATGCGCCTTACTCAAAACCGATGCTTTTAGGGAAGCCTGCGCTGAGGTTGTTGTTCTAACTGAGATTGAGTATACTGGAGACCCCGGAAAGGCTGCAGCTCCAGTGAGCAATGGAAACAAAATGCCTATCATTGGCAAGCAATACCTTACTGCCGGACAGCTGGACGCTTATGTGCGTTCCAAAAATCCAAATGCTCCCGACTTGGTTGACTACTATCTTAAGCTGGGAGATGAAATGGGAATTCGAGGTGATATAGCCTTTTGTCAGAGCTGCAAGGAGACGAAGTTTTTTAAGTTTGGCGGAGATGTGCTGCCAGAACAAAACAACTTTGCCGGGATCGGCACCACCGGTGGCGGCGTAAGAGGAGCATACTTCGATACCCCCAGGCAGGGCATACTTGCCCAATTGCAGCACCTTTGGGCTTATGCAACTAAAGACCCCTTGCCTGCTGGTATGGAGGTTATTGACCCCAGGTTTGACTTGGTAAGCAGGGGTTCTGCACCATGCTGGGAGGATCTAAGCGGTAAGTGGGCCACCGACCCTGGCTATGGCCGTTCAATAATCCATGATTTTTATGCCGAGGCGAAGTCCTTCCCTGATACGTCCAGGGTACCCAAGGAGGACGGTGCGGAGATTGAAGAACCCGGCCCCTCACCTCAGCCACTACCGGAAGTCAAAAAGGCGGAGAAAAAACAGAAGGTCCTCCATACTGCAGCTATTATCGAAGGACAGGCGCTGCCTGCTGTGGTAATTGAAGGTAAGGGGTACGTTGGTGTGAGTGATATTGAGAACTATCTAGACCTAAACGCTCTGTGGGACAAGAAGAATAGCGTGATTATGTTTTTGAGGAGGTAG
- a CDS encoding stalk domain-containing protein, with protein sequence MPRIVYCSLCSALILVLLILCSYPVETGLYTFANNHNSIQVRGSLGEGATALTYAPGICNPINLTAKGAILVNQDTGQVIYADQEHQPFHPASITKLMVLYILLENIHNGVLHWEDPVQASKKVERINEAQIYLREGEVLSLEEMIKAMVVASANDAAVALAERVAGSEAAFVEIMNAKALELGLRNSHFINASGLPASNSYNHYMSAYDIALLAKYLLEEYPEVLEFSRLTTTTIRNGSFPIANTNSLLGIFQGMDGLKTGYTDRAGWCLVATAQRNGQRMISVVLGSPSNEIRKANTTALLNYGFQHYQRVNNIYVNGIKCNYIQSPLAVDGTVLVPINILSDTMGLKVQYQKEKIFLSGWGTQVEFQVDSDKAIWSNKAIKLPQPVQKVKGTIMVPVRFISQIFGADVQWDGKKKSIHIYTEMHRTLGENRLMF encoded by the coding sequence ATGCCAAGAATAGTATATTGTTCTCTGTGCTCTGCCTTGATACTAGTGCTTTTAATATTGTGTTCTTACCCCGTTGAAACTGGCTTATATACATTTGCCAATAACCATAACTCTATTCAAGTTAGAGGTAGTCTAGGAGAGGGTGCTACTGCTTTAACCTATGCACCTGGTATTTGCAATCCGATTAACCTTACTGCCAAGGGAGCCATCCTGGTTAATCAGGATACCGGACAAGTAATATATGCTGATCAGGAACACCAGCCCTTTCACCCGGCATCGATAACCAAACTTATGGTCCTTTACATTTTGTTAGAAAATATCCATAATGGGGTTCTTCATTGGGAGGACCCTGTACAGGCCAGTAAAAAAGTTGAGAGAATTAATGAGGCTCAGATTTATTTGAGAGAGGGGGAGGTCCTCAGTCTAGAAGAAATGATAAAAGCCATGGTTGTGGCTTCCGCCAATGATGCTGCTGTGGCCCTTGCCGAAAGAGTGGCGGGCAGTGAAGCGGCATTTGTAGAGATAATGAATGCTAAGGCCCTAGAATTAGGGCTGAGGAATAGTCACTTTATTAATGCCTCAGGTTTGCCAGCGTCCAATTCGTATAATCATTATATGTCTGCCTATGATATTGCTCTCCTCGCTAAGTATTTGTTAGAAGAATACCCCGAAGTACTGGAGTTTTCCAGATTAACTACCACAACAATTCGGAACGGAAGTTTTCCAATCGCCAATACCAATAGTCTATTAGGGATTTTTCAGGGGATGGATGGTTTAAAAACAGGTTATACAGACCGGGCCGGTTGGTGTTTAGTGGCAACTGCCCAACGAAATGGTCAGCGTATGATCAGTGTGGTCCTTGGTTCACCCTCCAATGAGATTAGAAAAGCAAATACCACTGCATTGTTAAATTATGGGTTTCAGCATTATCAAAGGGTGAATAATATTTATGTAAATGGGATTAAGTGCAATTATATTCAGTCCCCTCTGGCTGTTGATGGAACTGTGTTAGTACCAATCAATATTCTGAGTGATACCATGGGTCTAAAGGTACAGTACCAAAAAGAAAAAATCTTCCTTAGTGGGTGGGGGACCCAAGTAGAATTTCAGGTAGACTCCGATAAGGCTATCTGGAGTAACAAAGCTATAAAGTTACCTCAACCAGTACAAAAGGTAAAGGGTACCATAATGGTACCTGTCAGATTTATTAGCCAGATCTTTGGGGCAGATGTACAATGGGATGGGAAAAAGAAAAGCATTCATATTTATACAGAAATGCATAGGACATTGGGGGAAAACAGACTTATGTTTTAA
- a CDS encoding helix-turn-helix domain-containing protein, giving the protein MNRLQEVMKLKRITQQELSKRTGIAQGEISKIMNDQKDIYLKTAKKIAKALGKSVDYLWPD; this is encoded by the coding sequence ATGAACAGGCTGCAAGAGGTTATGAAGTTAAAAAGAATTACCCAGCAAGAATTGTCGAAAAGGACAGGAATAGCCCAGGGCGAGATTAGTAAAATCATGAACGATCAAAAGGATATTTACCTAAAAACGGCTAAGAAAATAGCCAAAGCGCTGGGGAAAAGCGTGGACTATTTATGGCCGGACTAA
- a CDS encoding DsrE family protein, translating to MEKIKVLFHVSENEIWQKTIANITNYFKDVEENTVHIEVVANAGAVASYFANQDRPQLLQQMEALAQRGVDFTACRNALSAHHLDEQSLPSFVRVVSGGITEIVNRQRKGYLYIKP from the coding sequence ATGGAAAAAATTAAAGTGTTATTCCATGTCTCAGAAAATGAAATTTGGCAAAAGACAATTGCCAATATCACAAATTATTTTAAGGATGTAGAAGAGAATACAGTACATATTGAAGTGGTTGCCAATGCAGGGGCTGTGGCTTCTTATTTTGCCAACCAGGACAGGCCCCAGTTGCTGCAACAGATGGAAGCTCTTGCCCAAAGGGGAGTTGATTTCACAGCTTGTCGGAATGCTCTCAGCGCCCATCATTTAGATGAACAATCATTACCGTCCTTTGTGCGGGTTGTTTCTGGTGGTATAACCGAAATTGTTAACCGTCAAAGAAAAGGGTATCTGTATATCAAGCCTTAA
- a CDS encoding helix-turn-helix domain-containing protein, protein MSVGKSIAKLRKQKKWTQSKLAKETGLSRGYIASIEQGRRHPALKTLTIIAEKLGVEMRELIRGGDHLD, encoded by the coding sequence TTGTCAGTTGGAAAATCAATTGCAAAACTACGTAAACAGAAAAAATGGACACAATCAAAGCTGGCAAAAGAAACAGGTCTAAGCCGTGGATATATCGCTTCGATCGAGCAAGGAAGGAGGCATCCAGCACTTAAAACCCTGACCATTATCGCGGAGAAATTAGGGGTTGAAATGAGAGAATTAATTAGAGGAGGAGATCACCTTGATTGA